From the genome of Pungitius pungitius chromosome 21, fPunPun2.1, whole genome shotgun sequence, one region includes:
- the med1 gene encoding mediator of RNA polymerase II transcription subunit 1, producing the protein MAAGPGVAMQSGSPARELPISVQQGGNHVHGDRIKSEEVTESEKQSRMAALLEKLHAKHNASRPWQETCKVVRQAMEKRSVMNAAGHQLVLTCLETLQRALKVSSLPSMTDRLESIARQNLLGSHLSPSGTECYITSDMFYVEVQLDTNGQLVDVKVAHQGENPTSCPELIQHLREKNFEEFSKHLKGLVELYKLPGDNKLKTKMYIALQSLELDLTKMMHMFRLATNANAVETILHGGVGLLTARSGGHLVSLQCYVSPYDLFDEGLSTQLNIPDGNIPRSLGVSVFVTIEGTSAVYKLPITPLITGSHPVDNKGTPSFSTVTNSNCVDLPACFFLKMNRPMPFSRSFIQRLGNATSIPVFESPPSLSPLYQLIVHSQHQLSKEGSTAPLPSHNMHFYSVLPDQQHCYFLNGDAPVQDGRCLQGALVSKIPFRHPGQVPLLLDIIRHQAAYNNLVGSCVKRTSIKEDSAGLLQFEVCPLTDSSFSVSFQHPVNESLVCVVMEVIDSRQVSCKLYKGLSDALICTDEFITKVVQRCMSIPVSMRAIRRKAETIQADTPALSLIAQTVEIMVKNNLPPSSSPTYNMAVGDGTNPMGLPGLAGGNTPTGAGLPGGPNFGGPINSLFGVSRTDRQASGGECLTQGGAGQQQSQQPGQGHADDFNKVTQNPILTSLLQITGNVGSSPSSQNAPQPHQTPPPTSSPASNTKNHPMLMNLLKDNPTQDFATLYASSPLERPNSSSGSPRTESMGGSCPGSGTKGKKKRPRVVEKGSITPGTAPGGGVGGLGMKGSSMPPHHPHHPVSHEDDFHRELLSMDVDASQNSIFDVNLTGDGLDTPHSITPAPSQCGTPPSGPNMPYSQSHVQAQQQQQQQQQAPGAVPPRMVRLSSSDSIGPDITEILSDLPEQTGKVSGGSHGQHPLGNGGEDGGPLGTPIRDSSSSGQGSAVFDSADIFNTNSNENPFTDAADLIAEATATAATPTSDSSSTNFFPDAADFNPDLLNSGHGFSQNYFDDSSPSADGDMDLVKGFGGSSQQNTPSGTPQNPTPHGQRTPEPSIKDPFDMGIVFGGNSGGGKPLLGHAPDLGDARGGGSQSPLIMGLATACAEFKSVEPKMKQVLMRPKDENGASGGSSSVMGSSSTEGKQVKRSRTPSSEGKAKEKPAKRKKLDTDGKSPSHSSGGRPYTPPSGGSGSGGSISGGGSKSPGSSGRSQTPPGGATPPIPKITIQIAKGTITGGKTSSHSGYTSSSSATSSTGGAGGTGGSKSHHSHSSSSGKIKSKEGSGTQGNSSKPGSTGMGGGGGSSQSKGSSQGMGVGKPGSSPITKHGLAGPGGSGSGIGSGSKMKPQGGKPPGSLMNPNMKPNISPSHSRSSNSGDKLSSPMKMQQSQVPGTPPSSKAKSPMGSGGGGSGGSKSSGGGSQKPMGGSSSGSTSSSSSSSGSMAFSGGSQAQYGGSGAGGGGSGGGGGGGGGGGGGPGGGSGNVGGGGGGGGCSSGGGGGGGAGQNNANNPNAKGKSPSRNKKPSLTAVIDKLKSVGGGGVGEDGCEVGPPAGGTASGSAPGGGGGGGGGHGNVPSGGPPNVGPSKHGSSSQSGDYKRERSDKEAKAKVSVSGGNSGDKKLLEPKTGGGSATGLAKIIISKPDGGSPTIKAKVTLQKTGEGSSDSMRPQISSLKASPLFSGSTPKHDRSSPSHSRSPGYTPLNHDSESESGSSSVAEKSHQNSPSSDDDQAARPLPHQDYVSSVPLGSGEKHKKHKKEKKKMRERDREREREREKEKKKSSSSSSSSSMSMGPLSHPIKADSWSRSPISASESSLSMLGAERPSRPSPMYMRNEDDDLMDSALTGNL; encoded by the exons ATGGCGGCGGGGCCTGGTGTTGCTATGCAGAGCGGCAGCCCTGCGAGAGAACTTCCTATCTCGGTTCAGCAAGGAGGGAATCATGTCCATGGTGATCGGATCAAATCCGAAGAGGTAACAG AGTCAGAGAAGCAGAGTCGGATGGCTGCTTTGCTGGAGAAGCTTCATGCCAAACACAATGCGTCACGGCCATGGCAGGAGACCTGCAAGGTTGTGCGTCAGGCCATG GAGAAACgcagtgtgatgaatgctgcagGTCACCAGCTCGTGCTCACCTGCTTGGAGACCCTGCAGAGAGCGCTGAAAG tTTCATCTCTACCCTCGATGACCGATCGTTTAGAATCCATCGCTCGGCAAAACTT GCTTGGCTCTCACCTCAGCCCATCAGGGACAGAGTGTTACATCACATCAGACATGTTTTATGTGGAGGTGCAGCTGGACACCAATGGCCAGCTAGTGGATGTGAAAGTGGCTCATCAGGGAGAAAACCCCACG AGCTGTCCGGAGCTGATTCAGCATCTAAG GGAGAAGAACTTTGAAGAGTTTTCCAAACATCTGAAGGGACTCGTTGAACTTTACAAACTCCCTGGGGACAA TAAACTGAAAACCAAGATGTATATAGCACTACAGAGTTTGGAGCTTGATCTCACCAAGATGATGCACATGTTTAG GTTAGCTACCAATGCTAATGCAGTAGAGACCATTCTTCATGGCGGCGTTGGCCTGCTAACAGCCAGAAGTGGTGGCCATCTTGTTTCTCTCCAGTGTTACGTGTCCCCTTATGACCTGTTTGATGAGGGACTGAGCACACAGCTCAACATACCGGACGGCAATA TTCCACGTTCTCTGGGAGTCAGTGTTTTTGTGACAATTGAGGGAACCTCAGCCGTTTACAAGCTGCCAATCACCCCACTCATCACTGGATCCCACCCAGTTGACAACAAGGG AACACCTTCTTTTTCCACTGTGACCAACTCCAACTGTGTGGACCTGCCTGCTTGTTTTTTCCTGAAGATGAACCGCCCCATGCCGTTCTCTCGGTCCTTTATTCAGAGGCTTGGAAATGCtactt CAATCCCAGTGTTTGAGAGCCCCCCCAGCCTCTCGCCTCTCTACCAGTTAATTGTCCACAGCCAACACCAGCTCTCGAAGGAGGGCAGCACCGCGCCGCTGCCCTCGCACAACATGCACTTCTACTct GTGTTGCCCGATCAGCAGCACTGTTACTTCCTGAACGGTGACGCCCCGGTGCAAGACGGCCGGTGTCTTCAAGGAGCGCTGGTGTCCAAGATCCCCTTCCGCCACCCAGGACAAGTGCCACTCTTGTTGGATATAATCCGGCACCAGGCAGCCTATAACAACTTGGTTGGCAGCTGTGTGAAACGGACTTCCATCAAGGAAG ACAGTGCCGGCCTGCTGCAGTTTGAAGTGTGTCCGCTGACTGACTCAAGTTTCAGCGTCTCGTTCCAGCATCCAGTCAATGAGTCATTAGTTTGTG TGGTGATGGAGGTGATTGACTCCAGACAAGTATCCTGCAAGCTGTACAAAGGGCTGTCAGATGCTCTGATCTGCACTGATGAATTCATCACCAAAGTGGTTCAACG GTGCATGTCCATCCCTGTAAGCATGCGGGCCATTCGGAGGAAAGCAGAGACCATCCAGGCCGACACTCCAGCCCTCTCATTAATTGCACAAACTGTCGAGATCATGGTGAAGAATAACCTGCCCCCCTCCAGTAGTCCCACCTACAACATGGCAGTAGGCGACGGAACTAATCCCATGGGTCTGCCCGGGCTCGCAGGTGGCAACACACCCACTGGAGCAGGACTCCCTGGGGGACCTAATTTTGGGGGTCCAATTAATTCTCTTTTTGGGGTTTCTCGGACAGACAGGCAAGCCTCGGGAGGAGAGTGCCTGACCCAAGGGGGGGCTGGCCAGCAACAGTCGCAGCAGCCCGGCCAAGGCCATGCAGACGACTTCAACAAAGTCACACAGAATCCCATACTAACCAGTTTATTACAGATAACCGGAAATGTGGGCTCGAGCCCCAGCTCTCAGAATGCACCACAACCCCACCAAACTCCACCCCCAACCTCCTCCCCTGCCAGCAACACCAAAAATCATCCTATGTTGATGAACCTGTTGAAGGACAACCCCACGCAAGATTTTGCCACTCTGTATGCTTCTAGTCCTTTGGAGAGGCCGAACTCTTCATCCGGCTCCCCGCGGACTGAAAGCATGGGTGGAAGCTGCCCTGGGAGTGGCacaaaggggaagaagaagcgCCCCCGTGTGGTAGAAAAGGGTAGCATCACGCCTGGAACTGCCCCGGGTGGCGGAGTTGGTGGTTTAGGCATGAAAGGATCTTCGATGCCACCGCATCACCCGCACCATCCGGTCTCGCACGAGGATGACTTCCACCGCGAGCTCCTCTCCATGGATGTGGACGCATCTCAGAACTCCATCTTTGACGTTAACCTCACCGGTGATGGCCTCGACACGCCCCACAGCATCACTCCGGCGCCGAGCCAATGTGGAACTCCGCCCTCTGGCCCCAACATGCCTTACTCGCAGTCTCACGTCcaggctcagcagcagcagcagcagcagcagcaggcaccAGGTGCCGTACCGCCTCGTATGGTCCGCCTCTCCAGCTCTGACAGCATCGGGCCTGACATCACAGAAATCTTGTCAGATTTGCCTGAGCAGACCGGCAAAGTCAGTGGTGGGAGCCATGGGCAGCACCCATTGGGCAACGGCGGGGAGGACGGAGGCCCCCTCGGGACCCCGATCCGCGACTCCTCCAGCTCAGGTCAGGGCAGCGCCGTGTTTGACTCCGCGGACATCTTCAACACCAACAGCAACGAGAATCCCTTCACCGATGCCGCTGACCTGATTGCCGAGGCGACCGCGACCGCTGCCACGCCAACCAGcgactcctcctccaccaactTCTTCCCCGATGCTGCCGACTTCAACCCCGACCTTTTGAACTCAGGCCACGGCTTCTCCCAGAACTACTTTGATGACAGCTCTCCAAGCGCGGATGGTGACATGGACCTGGTGAAGGGTTTTGGGGGAAGTAGCCAGCAAAATACCCCATCGGGAACGCCTCAGAATCCCACTCCCCATGGGCAGAGGACCCCAGAGCCATCAATAAAGGACCCTTTTGATATGGGGATTGTTTTCGGAGGCAACAGTGGTGGCGGCAAACCGCTCCTGGGGCATGCTCCCGATTTGGGCGACGCACGCGGCGGCGGGTCCCAGAGCCCCCTCATTATGGGCCTTGCGACAGCGTGTGCTGAATTTAAAAGTGTTGAGCCCAAAATGAAACAGGTACTCATGCGACCAAAAGATGAAAATGGGGCCAGTGGGGGCAGCAGCTCGGTCATGGGAAGCAGTTCAACGGAGGGAAAACAGGTCAAACGTAGCAGGACTCCGTCGAGTGAGGGGAAGGCCAAAGAAAAGCCGGCCAAACGCAAAAAGCTGGACACGGATGGGAAGTCCCCCTCACACAGCTCGGGGGGGCGCCCGTACACGCCCCCCAGCGGTGGTTCAGGCTCTGGGGGAAGTATAAGTGGAGGAGGCTCCAAGTCTCCAGGTAGCTCTGGACGATCGCAAACTCCTCCCGGCGGCGCCACACCTCCGATTCCCAAAATCACCATTCAGATCGCCAAAGGCACCATAACGGGGGGGAAAACGTCATCCCATAGTGGCTACACGTCCAGCAGCTCCGCCACGAGCAGCACAGGCGGAGCGGGTGGAACCGGCGGTAGTAAAAGCCATCACTCTCACTCGTCCTCATCCGGAAAGATCAAGTCCAAAGAAGGCTCCGGGACACAAGGCAACAGCTCCAAGCCAGGCTCCACGGGAATGGGAGGTGGAGGCGGGTCATCCCAGTCCAAAGGCTCCTCTCAAGGAATGGGTGTCGGCAAACCAGGATCCTCCCCAATCACCAAACATGGGCTGGCTGGGCCGGGAGGTAGTGGTAGTGGAATTGGGAGTGGTAGTAAAATGAAGCCTCAGGGGGGTAAGCCTCCTGGGTCCCTAATGAATCCCAACATGAAGCCCAACATCTCCCCTTCTCACTCCCGCTCCAGTAACTCTGGGGACAAATTGTCCTCCCCTATGAAAATGCAGCAATCCCAGGTTCCAGGAACGCCGCCCTCTTCCAAGGCCAAATCGCCAATGGGCTCGGGAGGTGGTGGCTCCGGAGGGTCCAAGTCTTCTGGGGGAGGCTCCCAGAAGCCAATGGGCGGGAGCTCTTCTGGTTCCACATCCTCCTCGTCAAGTTCATCTGGTTCCATGGCCTTCTCGGGAGGCTCCCAAGCTCAGTACGGTGGaagtggtgctggtggtggtggtagtggaggaggaggcggcggcggaggaggaggaggaggggggccaggtggaggaagtggaaatgtaggtggtggtggaggaggaggaggatgcagcagtggtggcggtggtggcggCGGGGCTGGtcaaaacaatgcaaacaacCCCAACGCCAAAGGGAAGTCTCCCAGTCGAAACAAGAAGCCCTCCCTCACGGCGGTCATAGACAAACTGAAGagtgtgggtggagggggggtgggggaggacggTTGCGAGGTAGGGCCACCAGCAGGGGGAACCGCTTCGGGATCCGCTCCTGGAGGTGGcggaggtggcggcggcggtcATGGAAATGTTCCCAGCGGTGGACCTCCAAACGTGGGCCCTTCGAAGCACGGCTCCTCGTCCCAAAGTGGGGATTACAAGCGAGAAAGGTCGGATAAAGAGGCCAAAGCCAAAGTGTCTGTTTCCGGCGGGAACAGTGGGGACAAAAAGCTGTTGGAGCCCAAAACAGGAGGGGGGAGCGCAACGGGCTTGGCCAAAATCATCATTAGCAAACCCGACGGGGGCTCACCAACCATCAAGGCCAAAGTGACTCTTCAGAAAACCGGGGAAGGGTCCAGTGACTCCATGCGTCCACAGATCTCCAGCCTCAAAGCCTCCCCCCTCTTCAGCGGGTCCACGCCCAAGCACGACCGCTCCTCGCCGAGCCACAGCCGCTCGCCGGGATACACGCCGCTCAACCACGACAGCGAGAGCGAGTCGGGCAGCAGCTCGGTGGCCGAGAAGTCGCACCAGAACAGCCCGAGCTCCGACGACGACCAGGCGGCGCGCCCGCTCCCCCACCAGGACTACGTGAGCTCCGTCCCGCTGGGCTCGGGGGAGAAGCACAAGAAgcacaagaaggagaagaagaagatgagggaGCGGGACAGAGAGCGGGAACgtgagagggagaaggagaagaagaagtcgtcgtcctcctcctcctcctcctcgatgtCAATGGGGCCGTTGTCTCATCCGATAAAAGCAGACAGTTGGTCCCGGTCGCCCATCTCGGCTTCAGAGTCCTCCCTGTCCATGTTGGGTGCGGAGCGTCCGTCCCGGCCCAGTCCAATGTACATGAGGAATGAAGACGATGACCTCATGGACTCAGCACTCACCGGCAacctttaa